Below is a window of Ralstonia nicotianae DNA.
ACATGCTGACGCCATAAGAGACACCATCAACAGACTCACTCTCATCGCTTGTCCTTTGTCTGGTTAAACTGGTTCCGGAAGGTCGACCAATCTACCCCATATTGATTCAAGAATGTCACCCCTGCAAAAGGAGCCGACAACGGAATATCAATATCCGTCTGGATTTCAAATAGAGTTCTCTGGAGAGCAGTCATCCCCTGCTTCAGATTCCCCAACTTGTCATAGGCAAAAATGCTGCCCATGAAATCATGAGGCCCGGCAAAACTTTCGAGAAGCTTATCTGTGGCTGTTCCGGGTGCGTACGGAGCCCCACTCAGGGTCCCGCTAAGACCCTGAGCGCCGCCGGTCAAACCTCCTTCCTTTTGCAGGGCATCTCTCAGAGTCCAAAATGTTCCAGTCTTGGGGTCAACTTGTGTCCCCGTAAAAGTCCAAGAGCCGTCAGCTGCTTGCTGCACGTCGCCATATTTCCGCAAATCATCGAAACTGACGCGCGTTCCCGCAATCTTGTAACCGTCACCGTTCACCCCTGCACTTGGACCGCTAGCGTTATCCACCGGACCCAACTCAGAGGCTTTCGTGTCGGTGATGCCACTAAACCGCTTCGACGACTCAATTTGATTCTGCCGCATCGCATCCCCCGCCCAAGCGATGGCTGCTGTTGCGAACCCGGAAATTGCTCCTGACTTGCAATCGCCGCCAGACATCGCCGCCGTACCGCATCCTGCCGCGGTCGACGCGAGTAAGCGATCAATGCCGTAGTTCGCCCCAAAATATCCCGTCATCCCGCCGGTGATCGCCCCTGCGGCACCAGCGATCAGCGTCTGGCCCACGCTGAGCCGGCCCGTCAGGCCAACCTGCGAAACCACACTCGCGGCCATCCCGCCCAACGCGCCAGCAATTGCCAAGTTCGCTATGCCGCCAGCGGCAAAGACCGAGCTGGCCATAATGCCGCCTGCTGCCGTCGCGGCTTCAACCGAGCCCGTTGCAATCAAAGTCGCCATGCCCGCTTCGGCTGCCGCGACCTCTGCGGCGGCGATGGCTGCTGCAGCGGCGCCCGCCGTCACAACGGCGGCGACCAGCGCAATCACCATCACCACGAACGTCGGCAGTGCACTCTGTTCCTTGATGAAATTCTGGTGGATGTCATCCTTGACCGTCCCGGCGGTGTAGTTCCCGCCAAGATTGGCCTTCAGTTGCGCAATCAGCGCATCGGTCTTGGCCTGGTCGATCGAGCCATCCGCGTTGCGCACAGCGAACGCATCGTTGACCGCGTTGATCGCATTGGCGGTAACGTTCAGATTCACCGCACTCATAAACCCGCCCGGCTGCACCTGCGTGCCGCTCACCTCCAGCCAGCCGCCCTCCACCTTGTACGCCGACGTGCCGACGTTCACCACGTTCGGCCGCGCGTCGATGGTGCCCGCGCGCACGTTGAGCGCATCGCCCGCGACGATCTGCCCGCTGTTGCGCAGCGTGCCATCGACGTTCACGTTGACGTTGGTGCCGGCGATCATGCCGCCCGCGGGCTGCGTGATCGCATCCGCGTAGCCGGCCGGCAGATACAGCTGCGGCACCAGCGCGCTCACCATCGGGCACGCCGTGCTCGCCACCGTGTTGCAGCTCGGGTCCGGCACCTGCTGCGTCACGTACCACAGCATCGGCTTGTCCAGCTGCGCGATCTGCTGCTGCGTCAGCGCCTGGCCGAGCTGGATGTTGTGGGCCTTCGCGTAGTCGGCCGCGTTCCGGTACAGGATCAGCTTTTCCTGGTCCGTGACGGAGAGCCGGTTCTGGCTGTCATAGGTCAGGCCGTTGACGAAGCTGCTCTGCCCGGTCTGCGCCAGCGCGGCCTGTTGCAGCTTCTGGTTTTCGGTGAACGGGTCGTAGTAGAACGGCGTGCCGCCCGGGCGCAGGTCGGCCGGCAACTGCGACAGCAGGCTGTCGGGCGTGACGCCGGCCAGCACGGCCGTCGCCGGGTTCGGGTTCACGTAGGTCGTGCCGTTGACGGTGGACGCGGATGCGCTCACCGCACTGCCGGCCGCCGGCGCGTTGAAGTGCCAGCTGACCTGCGTGCTGCCCGGCGCGCTCGGCGTTGTCACGATCGCGGGCTGGAAGCGCCAGGCCGGCGTTTGCACCGGCGTCACGCTCGCCTGCGGTGCGCCGCCGGAGGCGCTGGACGTGGTCGGCGTCGCGCTGGCCGCTTGCGCGGCCGGGCCGGTGCCCGTGTTGTTGGCCGTCGGCAGCGAGCCCGACGGTGCCGGCGGCGGCGCCAGCGAGATGACCTGCTGCCCCGGCACTGACGGCGGCGTCGGCTGGGTCGGGCTGGTGATGCCGTTGACGAGCGAGGCGCTGGTCAGGTCCACCGTGCTGCCCAGCAGGTTGCCGGTGTTGACGGTCCGGCCGCCCGAGGTGACCGACAGCGCGTTACCGGCCTGGATGCCCGAGGCCAGGTTGCCCAGCACGGCCACGCCATTCGTCTCGTGGCGCTTGTCCCCCTTGAGCCAGCCGGTCTCTTCGACCCAGTGGCCGTGCCAGTTGGCGTTGAGCGCGATGCTGTTGTTGTCGACGTTGCCGGCCATGTTGACCGTCACGTTGCGCCCGCCGGTGATCAGCGCGCCGTTGTTGGTCAGCGTGGTGCCCGACAGGTTGACGTCGCGCGCGGCCGAGATCACGCCGGCCGGGCCGGCCGCCGTGGTCTCGTCCGAGGCGCACTGGCTCTCCTTGTACGTCCCGCCCGCGTTGCAGCCGCCCGCGTAGCTCGGGTTCATGTTCCCGTAGCTCTTGTGCAGCGTGACCGGCGTCATGGTCGTGTTGACCACGGTGGGCGCGGTGATGCTGACATCGCCGGCCGTCGACTGGATCGCGCCGGCGCGGTTGGTGACGCCGCTGCCGGCCGTGAGCGTCACGTTGCCCACGGCGGCCAGCGTCCCGTTCAGGTTCTGGATGCTCGCGGCGTTGATGGTCAGGGTGTCGCCGGCCGCGACCGTGTTGGGTGTCTGCTGCCAGTTGAGGGTATCGACGTGTGCGCCGCCTTCTGCACACTTGATCGCGCCGGGCAGGCAGCCCGCCGTGGTGGTCACCGAAGACACGTAGGTGCCCTGGTTGGTGAAGGTGCCCGCCGCGGTGATCTTGACCTTGCCGGCGGCGGCCAGGTCGCCCGCGTTGGTGAGATCGCCCGAGCCGGTGAGCGACAGGTTGCCGCCGCTCAGGATCTGCCCCGCCTTGCCGAGCGTGTAGGTCACCGTGGATTGGACGGGCGCCGTTGCCTGGGCGCCATCCTTCGCATGGCCGACATCCAGCACCACCGCCGAAGGCGCCGGCGCCGTGCAGCTGTCGCAGCTCGACCCTTGCCAATCCGGTTTGCTGAACATCAGATACTGGCTGCTCGACAGGAAGGCCGAATTGGCAAACGACGACATCGTGTTCGCCCGGGCGATGGCACTGATGCGGTCCAGGAACGCCGCAAGCTCCGCGGCATTGACTGCGTCGGTCTGGCTGCTCACCAGCGTGGCCGAGCGGCTGTTGTCCAGGCTGCCGACATTGAGTGTCACGTCCTTGCCGGCGCGGATCAGCCCGCCCTTGTTCGAGACCGATGCGGCCGTAACATCCATCGCACCACCGGCCGTGATCTGGCCGGCCGTGCCATCCGCCTGGCGCACGATCGTCCGGTCCACTGTCGGCAGAGGGACCCTCTTCTGGTCAGGATCATTCGGGCTGATGGTCAGTCCGCTGTAACCCATGAACCAGCGGCTCTCGAAGCCGGGGCCGTTCTCGGAGCTGACGGCAACCGGGCCGAGATACAGCGTTGTGGTGCCGTCCGCATTGCGCACCAGATCGCCAATCGTGACATTGATGGGCGCACCCGCAACATAAGCGCTGCAGCTATCGCAGCTGCCGCCATAGACCCACGGCGAGTACGACCCGATGATGGTCGAGTTCAGCAGCGCATCGTTGACCGCCTTGCCGAAGCTGCTGCCCGCATCCACCGGCGCGGTGCGGTCGTTGACGACGCTCTGCGCGGCGATGTGCACGTTGCCGTTGGCGCCGATCACGCTGCCGACGTTGTTGAGCGTGCCGCCGATGTCGAACCGGATGTCGCCGTTGGCCTGGGTCTTGCCGCCCTGGTTGTCGTAGTTGGAACCGGTGACGGCGATGTTGCCCAGCGCTTCGGCCGTGCCGGCGTTCCGGACATTGCCCGCCAGCGCGAGATTGCCGTCGGCGTGGATCGTGCCGGTGTTCGTCAGCGTGCCGGCCGACAGCGCCACGTTCGAGCCGCCCACGATCTGGCCGCTGTTGGCCAGCGCGCCGGCCGTCGACAGCGACAGGTCGCCCGCCTTCTGGATCGTGCCGCTGTTGGTGATGCCCTGGGCCGCGTTGATCGCCACGCTGCGGCCCTGCACGTTCCACGTGCCCGTGTTGTTGATCGACTGGATCGACAGCGTGAGCGCATTGTTGGCGTTCAGCGTCCCCGTGCTGGCCGCCGACGGATCGAAGACCTGGTTCGGGGTGTTGAGCGTCAGGTTGTTGCCGGCCAGCAGCTGCCCGCCGGCATTGTTGAAGCTGCCCGCGCCGCCGTTGACGGTCAGGGTCAGGTTGCCGGTGGTGGGCGACTTGCCCGTCAGATCGCCGCCGAAGAACGTCCCGCCCCGGTTGCTCGTGAGCGCGCCGGTCGTGACGTCGAGCGTCTGTGTGCCCACCACCAGGCCGCCTGCGTTGTCCAGGTTGCCGGTCGTGTTCAGATTGACGGCCTGGCCGCCCACCGTGCCGCGGTTGACCAGATCGGCCGCGCTGACCGTGAGCTGGTTGGCGGCAAGCGTCCCGGTGTTCGCGACCGTGCCGCCGCTGACGGTCGCCCGTTGCGTGGCGAGCGTCGAGCCCTGGTTGGTGATCGTGGCACCGCCGAGATTCAGGGCATTGGCATTGCTGTTGCCGGTGAGCGTCAGCCCACGCGAAGCGACCGCATCCAGCGTGCCTTGCACCGCATTGGATTGGCCCGCCGCCGAACCGACCGCGATGTCGGCGCCGCGCAGGATCGCGTTGCCGCCCACGTAGTTCAGCTGCGCGACGCTCAGCGCGTTGGCTGCGCTGGCCTGCAGGTCGCCGCCCGTCTTGAGCTGGCCGCTCAGGGTCGTGTTCTGGCCGCTGCCGACGCTCGTCTTGCCGAGGCTGGTGAGATTGCCCGAGACCGTGGCGTTGCCGCCCTGCGCGGCGAGACCGGCGTTGCGGCCAGCGTAGACGCTGCCGCCCACGTTCAGGTCCTGCCCGGCGGTCGCGTTGACATCGCCCTGGTTGGCCTGGATCGAACCGGTGCTCGCCAGTTGCCCGGCCTGCGCGGTCAGGTTGACGTTGCCATTGACGCTGGCGGCAGCGCCGTTGACGGTCAGATTGCGCCCGGCCGTGGCGGTCAGGTCGCCACCGGCAATCGCATTGCTGCCGAGGGTGGCATCGCGTGTCGCCGAGATCGTCACGCTGCCGGGCGCGCCGACAGCGCCACCCAAACGGACGTCACCCAGATTGCCGCTGCCGTTGGCCGTCAGCGCAACCTGCTTGCCCTTGACCTGCCCGCCCAGATCGATGCTGCCGCCGGTCACCTTGGCGGTCTGGGCCGCGCTCAGGTTGCCCGGGCCGGTGATGGTTTGGCTGGCGTCGAGGGTCGCGTTGCCGCCCGCGGCAACATCCCCGGCCAGCGCAATCGATTGGCCGGCCAGGACGCTGGCATTGCCGGTACTGGTCAGCGCCCCGTTGACGGTAACGTTGCTGCCGGCCTGCAAGTTGGCATCGGCGCCGCTGCCGACCTGGCCGCCGATGGTGAGGTTCTGCCCGGCATTGAGCGTCAGCGTGCCGTTGCTGCCGATCTGGCCGGCCGTGCTCAGATTGCCGCCCGCGTTGACGCTGGCCGTGCCCGCCGCGCTGACCTGGCCGCCCAGGCTGGTGTCGGCGCCCGAGCTGACGACCAGATTGCCCGGCGTGATGACCGCGCCCTGGGTCGTCACCGCCCCCGTGCGCGCGGTCAGGCTGACATTGCCCTTGGTACTGCCGACCACGCCACCCACGCTCAGATTGCGCTGGGTCGCGAGATTCAGATCGCTGTCGGACACCACACTGCCGGCAATGGTGGTGTCGCGCGCGGCGTTCAGGGTAATCGTGCCCGGTGCGCCGACGTTGCCGCCCAGACGAATGTCGCCGACGCCGTCGCGGCCGGCTGCCTGCATGGCGATCCGGTTCGCGCTGACATTGCCGTTCACATCGACGCTGCCTCCCGCCTGCACATCGATGGCCTTGGAAGCGGTGAGATTGCCCGCGCCGCCGACCGTATTGCCGGCCGTGACCGTCAGATTGCCGCCGGTCTGGGTGGCGGCACCCAGCGTTGCGTTCTGCCCGGCGGTGAGCGCGATGTCCTGCGCGGCCGTCAGCGTGCCGGCCGTCGTGATGCTGCCGGCGTTTGCCTGGATCGCGACATGGCCGTTGGCGGCGGTGGTGCCGCCCAGGCGAACGTCCTGCCCCGCGCTCGCCGTCAGGTTGGCTTGCGTGGTGACGGCACCCGTGGTGCTCACACTGCCCGCAGCGGCGGCGAGATTCAGATCGCCCACGCTGCCGATCGCTCCGGAGACCGACAGGTTGCGGCCGGCGTTGACCGACACGCCACTGCCGCCGGTCAACTGCCCCGCGATCGTCGTATCGCGCGCCGCATTCAGCGCAATGCCTCCAGGCGAAGCCACCTTGCCGCCCAGCGTGATATCACCCGTGCCATCCTTGCCCTGTGCGGTCACGGCAATGCTTGCCGCGTTCAGGTTGCCGCCCAGATTGGCGCTGTTGCCCGCGCTCACGCTCAAGCCATGCACGGCAGCCAGATCGCCCGATCCGGCAACATTGCCGCCCGCGCTCACCGTCACGTTGTTGCCCGCCTGCGCCGCACCGCCGAGCGTCACGTCACCGCCGGCCCCGATCGTCACGTCCTGCTGCGCCCGCACGGCACCGCTCGTCGTCACCGCCCCCGTCGTCGTGATGCCGGCGGTCTGCTGCCCATACACATTGCCGACGCTGACATCGCCATTGGCATCGATATTGACGTTGCTGGTATTGGCCGCCAGGTCGCCGGCGGCGCGCACGCCCAGCCCCTGCGCCGTCGAGATCAGCTTGATCTGCCCCGCTGTCATCGCGCCGAACGCCGTCGCGTCGATCGCCAGGCCGTTCTGCGCGCTCGCGCTGTTGGCCGCCGCATTGGCGCCCGCGCCGCTCACCTGCCAGTCCGAACCCGCCCGGCCCGTGCCCGTCGCCACCGGCGCGACCTGCTGGTTCCCCGCGATCACGTTGATCTGGTTGCCCGCGTACAGCGGCGCATTGACACCCACCGTCTGGCCGATCAGGTTGATCGCCCCGACCGTGCCCTCGATCCCGGCACCGGCCGTGGAACCCGCCGCCGGGTCGATCTGGATGCGCCCGCTGTTGACCAGGAAGCCCACCGCGGTGGCCTGGTCGAATGAAACGTTTGCGCCGCTGCCGCTCAGAAACTGCGGTGTACCGCTGGACAGCGTCACCCGTGGCGTGTTCGTAAACCCCGCGCCCTGCGTATAGATGCCCGCTGGCGCGGAAAAAATCACGCTGGCCGGCGCGCCGAACACCTCCACCGTGCCGTTGATGCGGATCGGCTCGGTGCCCGTGACCTGCGTCAGGATCGTCGAGGCCGGGCCGGACGTGGCCAGGTTCGCGTTGCCGGTAACGTTGCCGCCCAGCAGCGTGCCGCCGCCGAGCAGGCTGTTGTTCAGAATCAGCCCCACGCCATCGACCGTCAGCGAACGCAGCAGGTTGTATGACAGGCCGCTTGCGTTCGGCGTCGTCACGTTGATCACCGGGACGCCCCCGTTCGCTCCCGTGGTCTGGGTAAGGGTGGGCGTGAAGCGGATCGGCGCGGTGGGATCGGTGATGGCGCCGGCCTGCGCCTGCCGCAGGCCCCAGCGCACCAGCAGGCGGCCGGTGGTGCGCCACGACGTGAATGGGCTATCGACGGTTGTGCCGTGCAGTGCAATCGTGGCGGCGCTCTGCCGGGCCGCCTGCCAGGAGACCTGCACCGGGCCGAGCCAGCTGATGAGCGCAACGGCGGCGGCGATGGCCCGCGCTACAAACGAGCGCCTGGCGCGGTCATGGCGGCTGACGGGATCAGCGGTACCCGCGGGAATGCTGTGTTGTTCTTGTTGTTGTTCAATGGCACGCGGCTGCTCCAGCGCAGCGCGTGCGCGGGCCGTGACCGGCTGGCGCATCGATGAAACTCCCCGAACGTCTTGTTGTGCGGGGTGCTTCGCGGCCGCCGATCCCCCAGCGTCAGGCACCCTCTTTATTGAACTCGGGGCGGATCATAAGGGATCACACAGTGTGGAGAACATCCCCCAACTGTTTGGAACTCACTTGAAACACACTGAAAGTTACTTATTTCAGACATCAATATCATTGAACACTCAACAATGTTGCACTGCCATATCCATCGGCAATTCCGCGCCCTATAGTGGTCAGCCTGGAACCAACCCTGATCGCCGACCGGCCCGTAGCCGTCCTGCCCGCCTGAACGGTCGGCAGGAAGGACCCGTTTCCACTACACCAAACGTGCTGCCAGCACCGTGCCCTGCCCACAAGGCGGAGCACCGGCGTGCCATGCGCGCAATTGCACTTGTTTGCATTGCCCCAATACGAGTCGCCCTACGCTAGATCGACCCTGATGAGGAACCCGATGCAAGCTCTGGACATCCTTTCCCGAAAACGCGCGGCAGATCGCCGCAAGCAGGTGGCCCGGTTCTCGGTCCGGCTCGTCTGTACGCTGCTCATTACCGTCACCCTGTTCGACCTGCTCAATCAGGAAGGCGTGCTTGCACGGATCTATTTCTTTCTGGGCGGCAATACCTGGCCGCTGGTCGGGAACTGCGTCCTGCTGTGCGCCCAGACCTGAACTGGCCGCCAAATTGACGGAAAGCCTGCGCAAGCGCAGGCTTTTTTATTGTGCGCAGCGCCTGTTGCTGCCCCCGCTTTCCGTTGTCCCCGCCGAGGGCCGGCAGCGCCTCACCCGATACGCGCACCGATGGCCCTCCGTGCCGACGGAAGCGGTACGATCGCTGCGCCGGTCACCCCGGCCGGGCCGCGACCTGCCGGCCTCGTTCTCTCCAAGGAAGCCCCACATGACCACACCTTCGATGTACGCCTTCCTCGTTCCGGGCGTGAACCGCATGCTCGGCAATCTTTCCGCCTTGCTGGACAAGGGCGCCGCCCACGCGGAAGCCAGGCAATTCGATGTGGCCAACCTGCTGACATCGCGTCTCGCGCCGGACATGCACCCGCTCACGCGCCAGGTGCAGATCGCGTGCGACATGGCCAAGAGCGGCGCGGCCCGGCTGACGGGAACGGAGCTGCCCCGCTACCCCGATGTGGAAACGACGATTCCCGAGCTCAAGACCCGCATCGCCAAGACGCTGGCGTTCGTCAACGGCATCGACCCGGCAAGCTTCGCCGGCAGCGAGGATCGCGCCATCACGCTGCAAGCGCCGAGCGGCGAACTCAATTTCACCGGACTGGATTTCCTGCGCGGCTTCGTGCTGCCCAACCTGTATTTCCACGTCACCATCGCGTATGCGTTGCTGCGGCATGCGGGGGTTGAGATCGGCAAGCTCGATTACATCGGCCGACCGGACTGAGCTGCACGACGCCGACGCTGGCGGCGCGAGGCAGCTTGACGGCCCCCATGCCTGCCACGGCGATCCCCCCCAGCGGGACGGCGATCCCGTGGCGCCTCAATCCCCGGGGCCGACCACCTGGGTCCAGGCGCCATCCACCGGCCCACGGGATGCCCATCTCACTTGGGCGGCGGACTCAGATCATCCACCGCGCTCCCGCCCGCGGCGGCGAGCACGGCCTCGGCCACCCCGACCTGCTCGGGCGACGCCTCCACGGTCAGGACAAACTTCCCGCCGATCACGACGTTGCGGAATTTCCGCTCATAGGTCTCGGCGATCTCGCCGCCCGGCTCGTAGTCGCCGGACAGGAAATTGCCGCACAGCGCGCCGGCCTCGTCGCCCTGGAACGACAGCGCGATGCAATCGGGCGACAGCCCGGCATCGAGTACGGCCTGCCGGGCGGCCTCGGCGCTCGCGTGCTCGGAAAAGATGCGGACGATCATCGACATGGCGTCTCCCCGGTGGTGTGGAATCTTAGAATGACGCATTGAACGTGCCACCTCGCAGGCGGCGGGACGCCGCCGCCCTGCCGGCGGGCAATCGTGCCGGCAACCAGGGCGGGTGTCCCTGCGGCGACACCCGCCTGGGCGCGCTATCGACCTGCCCGCACAAACTATTGATCGCAGCGGCATTCCGTCCGGATCTGCTGCATGCGCTGCAGAAAAGCCGCCGTGGCGCGCTCATGGACCGGCTTGTACCTCGCCTGGAACAGCTGGTTGATGGCCGGCAGCGCATCGCGCGAGGCAGCCACTTCCTTCTGGCCGAGCGGCGACGCATAGAACGCGATCAGCTGGTCCAGTTCCGCATCGGTGAATTTGGCGCCGAACAGCCGGGACCAGATCGCGACCATCTCCCCGGGGCTCAACGATGGCTGCATGTCCGCGATGAACGCCTCCATCGCCTCCTGGAAACGCTTGCGGTAGGCCGCATCCGCGTTCAAGCCCGCCAGCACCTGCGCCATCGTCCGTTCAGCCTGCTTGCGGCTGAACTCGCGGCCGCTGGCGATCTGCTGCTCGACCATCTGGCTCAGCCCCTGCACCTGCATCAGCTTCTGGATTTTTTCGGTGCGGTCTGCGGCAGCGACCGACGTGGACAATGCGATGCCGACCGCCATCGCAATCAGGTTGCGGATCAATTGAAGCCCCTTGGGTTGTTGTTATTGCAGGGCGGGAATTCGATGTGATCGCTTCGGCGTCCGGAATCGGCCAGCGGACGGCCAAGCGCGCGGCGCTTCAGAACAGCGCCATTTGCCGCACCCCGAACCCGATCGCATCTTCCACCCGCGTGCGCGCATGCGTGAGCGAGGCCTCCACGCCCGACAGCGTGCCGGCCAGCCAGCTGTAGACCAGCGGGGCCTGGCCGCGCGGGCTCAGTTGGATCTCGCCGAGTTTGATGCCGCGCTTGTCGCGGCAATAGTGGGATCGGTAGCCGCGCTCCCAGTGCGTGATGGGACCGCGCCACTGGCGCAGGCGCGAGCGGCGGGGCTTCAAGGGCCGGGAGACGGTCAGTACGGACGACAGCGGGTCTTCCCAGCCGAAAGCGGGTTTGGCAAACAGCGGCAAACCTTCCAGATCGGAGTAGAAGTCCATCGTCATGCGCTCACCTGACCGCGCCGACGCTGGATTTACAGGTTAGCGCGGCGCATGACCCGCATGATACCTGCGTTTGTGGCTCACGGCACGTGCAAAAGCAATGCCGGCGCGCAATACGCGGTACAAAAACGGCGCCGCCCGCTTCCGGACGGCACCGCGATCGGCAACGGCTTGCGCGCAGCGGTCCCGCCGTCAGCCCAGGTCCAGCGGCACGAAGATCTTGGCATCGTCGCGCTGCACCAGCAGCGCCACGTGCTTGCCCGCGCGATCCACCAGCGCGCGCAGTTCCTGCGCCGACGACACCGGCGTGCCGTTGAGCGACAGGATCACGTCGCCCGGCTGGATGCCCGCCTTGGCGGCCGGGCCGCTCGAGTCCATCACCACCAGACCGCCGGGCAGGCCGCTCTGGCGTTTTTCTTCCGGCTGCAGCGGGCGCACGGCCAGGCCCAGGCGGCCCTTGTCGGGCGCGGCGGACGTATTGGCGGCGACCTTGGCATCCTTGGCCTCGCCCACGGTGACCGACAGCGCGGTCGGCTTGCCGTGGCGGATGATCTGCAGCGGCACGGTCGAGCCCGGCTTGATCTCGGCCACCTGCTCGGGCAGGTCGCCCGAATGGCCGATGTGCACGTCGCCGATCTGCAGGATCACGTCACCGGGCTGCAGGCCGGCCTTGGCGGCAGGGCCATCTTTTTCCACCGCGTTGACCAGCGCGCCTTCCGGCTTGGGCAGGTTGAAGGAATCGGCCAGCGACTGGTCGACCTCCTGCACCGAAATGCCCAGCCGGCCGCGCGTGACCTTGCCGGTGGCCACCAGCTGCTGCTCCACCTTCATCGCCACGTCGATCGGCACGGCGAACGACAGGCCCTGGTAGCCGCCGGTCTGGCTGTAGATCTGCGAGTTGATGCCGATCACCTCGCCGCGCTGGTTGAACAGCGGGCCGCCCGAGTTGCCGGGATTGACGGCCACGTCGGTCTGGATGAACGGCACGTAGGTGTCGTCCGGCAGCGAGCGCGACTTGGCGCTCACGATGCCCGCGGTGACAGTGTTCTCGAAGCCGTACGGCGAGCCGATCGCCAGCACCGGCTCGCCCACCTTGGTGCCGGCCGGACTGCCGATCTGCACGGTCGGCAGGTTGCTGGCCGCGATGCGCAGCACGGCCACGTCGGATTGCTTGTCCACCCCCAGCACCTTGGCCTTGAACTCACGGCGGTCGGTCAGCTTGACACTGACTTCCTGCGCGCCGTCGACCACGTGGGCGTTGGTCAGGATCAGCCCGTCAGGCGACACGATGAAGCCGGAGCCCAGGCCCTTGACGACCTGGTCGCCCTGCTGCTGCGGCGCCTGGGGCATGAAGCGCCGGAAGAACTCGGCGAACGGATCGTCCGGGCTCACGCCGGGCGGCAAACCCTGGATGGAGGTGCGCTGCGCGCGCGCGGTGGTACTGATGTTGACCACCGCCGGACCGTAGCGCTCGACGATGGCGGAGAAGTCCATCGGCACGGCCACCGCCATCGGGGCGGCCGAGGTTTGGGCGGTCGCGGAGGCCGCCAGCGGCGCGGCCACCGCGCGCGTCATCACGTCCTTCTGCAGATAGGCATAGCCGCCCGCAACGGCCAGCACTGCGGCCAGCCCGACCGCGCTGCGTGCCATGGTTTGACGCGTCATGTCTGTGTCCTCTCTTGCTCGATGTGCCTTGGGGGCGAGGGCCACGGCCGGCAGGGTCGCCTGCCGTGCCCATCGGTTGCAGACCATCGTAGGCGGGC
It encodes the following:
- a CDS encoding DUF2059 domain-containing protein — protein: MIRNLIAMAVGIALSTSVAAADRTEKIQKLMQVQGLSQMVEQQIASGREFSRKQAERTMAQVLAGLNADAAYRKRFQEAMEAFIADMQPSLSPGEMVAIWSRLFGAKFTDAELDQLIAFYASPLGQKEVAASRDALPAINQLFQARYKPVHERATAAFLQRMQQIRTECRCDQ
- a CDS encoding DegQ family serine endoprotease; the encoded protein is MTRQTMARSAVGLAAVLAVAGGYAYLQKDVMTRAVAAPLAASATAQTSAAPMAVAVPMDFSAIVERYGPAVVNISTTARAQRTSIQGLPPGVSPDDPFAEFFRRFMPQAPQQQGDQVVKGLGSGFIVSPDGLILTNAHVVDGAQEVSVKLTDRREFKAKVLGVDKQSDVAVLRIAASNLPTVQIGSPAGTKVGEPVLAIGSPYGFENTVTAGIVSAKSRSLPDDTYVPFIQTDVAVNPGNSGGPLFNQRGEVIGINSQIYSQTGGYQGLSFAVPIDVAMKVEQQLVATGKVTRGRLGISVQEVDQSLADSFNLPKPEGALVNAVEKDGPAAKAGLQPGDVILQIGDVHIGHSGDLPEQVAEIKPGSTVPLQIIRHGKPTALSVTVGEAKDAKVAANTSAAPDKGRLGLAVRPLQPEEKRQSGLPGGLVVMDSSGPAAKAGIQPGDVILSLNGTPVSSAQELRALVDRAGKHVALLVQRDDAKIFVPLDLG